AGAGGCCGTCGGGATGCCTCTCCCGCAGGCATACCGGCGGATCCAGGCGTTCCCCGGCGTGGGGCCGTGGAGCGCCGCGAAGGTGGCCCTGGTGGCGCTCGGCGACGCCGATGCGGTTCCGCCCGGCGACTACCACTTCCCCCACATGGTGGCGTGGGCGTTCACCGGCCGGCCCCGGGGGACCGACGAGCAGATGCTCGAACTCCTGGAGCCCTTCGCTGGCCATCGGGGGCGCGTCCTTCGGCTGTTGCTTGCGGCCGGCGTGAGCCCGCCGCGGTACGGGCCGCGCATGTCGCTTCGCTCGATCGAACGCATCTGAGCGCGAATCGGAGCAAGCGGCCAGGCTGCGACCCAGGAGCCGGTACCATCCGGGCATGAGCCTGCTGGAAGCCGCCGGCCTGTCCGTGGAAGCCGGGGGCGCGACGATCCTCGAGGACCTGTCCTTCTCCCTCCGGGCGGGGGACAAGGTCGGCGTGGTCGGGAGGAACGGAGCCGGAAAGACCAGCCTGCTCCGGGTCCTGGCCGGGGAGGCCCAAGCCGTTCGAGGGACCGTGACCCGACGAGGAGCGCTGGGCTATCTGCGCCAGGACCCCCGACAGCATCGCGCCGACCAGGAGCACACGGCCGTCGTTCACGTGCTGGAGGCCCGAGGGCTCCAAGCGATGGCCGAGAAGTTGGAGAAGCTCCGGCTGACCCTCGAGGTCCGGCCCACCGACGCCGCCGTGGGTAGGTTCGCCCGGCTGGAGGAGCGGTACCGCGCGGCGGGCGGCTACTCGGGCGAAGCCGAGGCTCGCCGGATCGTCCGGGGGCTCGGACTGTCCCAGGACCGGCTGACCCTCCCCGTCGCGGCCCTATCCGGAGGGGAGCGGCGGCGACTCGAGCTCGCGCGGATCCTGTTCGCCGGCTCGGACGTCCTGCTCCTGGACGAGCCCACCAATCACCTCGACAGCGACGCGAAAGTATGGCTGATGAGCTTCCTGGCCGGCTACCCGGGCGCGGTGATGGTGGTGAGCCACGA
This genomic interval from Candidatus Methylomirabilota bacterium contains the following:
- a CDS encoding DNA-3-methyladenine glycosylase 2 family protein, whose translation is PTILEQKVPGAEAFATYRNLVRAFAEPAPGPGGLRLPPSPDALARTPYPEFHPLGIERRRADTLRAAASRAIRLEEAVGMPLPQAYRRIQAFPGVGPWSAAKVALVALGDADAVPPGDYHFPHMVAWAFTGRPRGTDEQMLELLEPFAGHRGRVLRLLLAAGVSPPRYGPRMSLRSIERI
- a CDS encoding ATP-binding cassette domain-containing protein, translated to MSLLEAAGLSVEAGGATILEDLSFSLRAGDKVGVVGRNGAGKTSLLRVLAGEAQAVRGTVTRRGALGYLRQDPRQHRADQEHTAVVHVLEARGLQAMAEKLEKLRLTLEVRPTDAAVGRFARLEERYRAAGGYSGEAEARRIVRGLGLSQDRLTLPVAALSGGERRRLELARILFAGSDVLLLDEPTNHLDSDAKVWLMSFLAGYPGAVMVVSHDIKLLDAAIGRVLHLDRDGVVIYRGTYSEYREARRLDELRLTALADRQNAEIKRLKTLADSMRGQTEKRARKAKTLDTRVHHLAARAVAAPAKQRRVRYRFPEPPHCGRLVLEASDVTKGYGGAPVFENAT